The Sphingorhabdus sp. Alg231-15 genome has a segment encoding these proteins:
- a CDS encoding rod shape-determining protein MreB, with product MRSFFKLQSHDIAIDLGTANTLVYQRDRGIVLNEPSVVALETNDGVTKVRAVGADAKLMMGKTPDNIKVIRPLKDGVIADLDVAEQMIKHFIQKVHGKKTGLLRRFDIAVCIPSGSTNVQRRAIRDAASNAGGSRIFFIEEPMAAAIGAGIPVAEPIGAMVVDIGGGTTEVAVLSLRGLAYSTSGRMGGDKIDDAIASHIRRKHNLAIGESTAETIKHEMASAVSPIDNGRTMHIKGRDLVKGMPRKIIITEAEIAYAIAEPVGQITDSVRNALENTAPELAADIVDQGIVLTGGGALLGRIDEHIAEQTGLAVTIADDPLTCVASGAGRAFEDPLYDGVLIPA from the coding sequence ATGCGTAGTTTTTTCAAACTCCAGTCGCACGATATTGCGATTGACCTCGGCACTGCCAATACGCTCGTCTACCAACGGGATCGCGGGATTGTGCTCAATGAACCATCGGTTGTCGCGCTAGAAACCAACGACGGCGTAACCAAAGTGCGGGCTGTTGGTGCCGATGCAAAATTAATGATGGGGAAAACGCCTGATAATATCAAAGTCATTCGACCGCTCAAAGACGGGGTAATTGCCGATCTGGATGTGGCAGAACAGATGATCAAGCATTTCATTCAGAAAGTGCATGGCAAAAAGACCGGACTGTTGCGACGATTTGATATTGCAGTGTGCATTCCCTCCGGCTCAACCAATGTCCAGCGCCGGGCCATTCGTGATGCCGCATCCAACGCCGGCGGATCACGCATCTTCTTCATCGAGGAACCGATGGCAGCGGCCATTGGAGCCGGTATACCGGTTGCCGAACCCATTGGCGCGATGGTCGTCGATATTGGCGGCGGTACGACGGAAGTCGCCGTCCTGTCTTTACGGGGCCTCGCATACAGCACATCCGGCCGGATGGGTGGCGATAAAATCGACGATGCGATCGCATCCCATATCCGTCGCAAGCATAATCTGGCGATTGGCGAATCCACCGCCGAAACCATAAAACATGAAATGGCGAGCGCCGTCAGTCCGATCGACAACGGCCGCACAATGCATATTAAGGGCCGCGACCTTGTGAAGGGCATGCCGCGCAAGATCATTATCACGGAAGCCGAAATTGCCTATGCGATTGCGGAACCGGTCGGTCAGATTACCGACAGCGTGCGCAACGCCCTTGAGAATACCGCACCAGAGCTTGCGGCTGATATAGTCGATCAGGGTATAGTCCTGACCGGAGGCGGCGCACTGCTCGGACGGATAGATGAGCATATTGCCGAGCAGACAGGATTGGCGGTCACGATTGCTGACGATCCGCTGACCTGTGTTGCCAGTGGTGCCGGACGTGCATTTGAAGATCCGCTTTATGACGGCGTGCTGATCCCGGCCTGA
- a CDS encoding NAD-dependent epimerase/dehydratase family protein — MRIFITGASGFVGGAATRSLIEAGHQVSAMSRSESSDTLIRDLGAEPIRCDLETVTAEHVGDAEIVLHSAAFVEAWGPKDAWHRYNVLGTQAMLTAGREAGARRFIHIGTEAAICHGQHVRDADETVPLAPDSPYPYCATKAQAEQLVRDANSDGTFETIILRPRFIWGPGDTTLLPLIEEMAKSGKWMWINDGKAMTSTTHIANLVHAIDLALTKGGGGEAYFILDEGTISVKDMIGSMAQARGLTLSDKSISSGLADFVGRASEKIWRILHLKNDPPLTAHAAMVMSRDCTLNGDKAASDLGYKSVVTRAEGFATL; from the coding sequence ATGCGGATATTTATAACCGGAGCCTCGGGATTTGTTGGCGGTGCAGCAACCCGCTCACTGATCGAGGCCGGGCATCAGGTATCTGCCATGTCGCGCAGCGAGTCGTCCGATACCTTGATCCGTGACCTTGGTGCAGAACCGATACGCTGCGATCTTGAAACAGTGACGGCGGAGCATGTTGGTGATGCCGAGATTGTTCTGCATAGCGCCGCCTTTGTGGAAGCCTGGGGGCCAAAGGACGCCTGGCATCGTTACAATGTTCTCGGGACGCAGGCGATGCTGACCGCGGGCCGGGAAGCTGGCGCGCGGCGCTTCATTCATATCGGTACCGAGGCCGCTATCTGTCATGGCCAACATGTGCGGGATGCGGACGAGACAGTTCCGCTCGCACCTGATTCACCTTATCCTTATTGCGCGACCAAGGCGCAGGCAGAGCAGCTTGTCCGGGACGCCAATAGCGACGGAACCTTTGAAACAATCATTTTGCGGCCACGCTTTATCTGGGGCCCTGGCGATACAACATTGCTGCCATTGATCGAGGAAATGGCAAAGAGCGGTAAGTGGATGTGGATTAATGATGGCAAAGCGATGACATCGACCACCCATATTGCCAATCTGGTCCATGCAATAGATCTGGCGCTAACCAAGGGCGGTGGAGGAGAAGCCTATTTCATCCTGGACGAGGGTACGATCAGCGTGAAGGACATGATTGGCAGCATGGCCCAAGCAAGGGGACTCACATTGTCCGATAAATCGATATCTTCCGGACTTGCCGATTTTGTTGGTCGTGCTTCAGAAAAAATATGGCGGATATTGCATTTAAAAAATGATCCACCGCTGACCGCGCACGCCGCGATGGTCATGTCGAGAGACTGCACGCTGAACGGCGATAAGGCGGCCTCTGATCTGGGGTATAAATCGGTTGTGACCAGAGCCGAGGGATTTGCGACTTTGTAA